The Streptomyces cyaneogriseus subsp. noncyanogenus region CGGCAGGAAGCCGGGGACGTCCACGAAAGTCAGCACCGGGATGTTGAAGGCGTCGCAGGTCCGCACGAAGCGGGCCGCCTTCTCGCTGGCCTTGATGTCCAGGCACCCCGCGAACTGCATCGGCTGGTTGGCGACGACGCCGACCGCGGCGCCCTCGACCCGGCCGAAACCGGTGAGGATGTTCGGCGCGTACAGCGGCTGCGTCTCGAAGAACTCGCCGTCGTCCAGGACGTGCTCGATCACCGTGTGCATGTCGTACGGCTGGTTGGCGCTGTCCGGGACGAGCACGTCCAGCTCGCGGTCCTCGTCGGTGACGGCGAGGTCCGCCTCCTCCGGGAAGGCCGGGGGCTCGGAGAGGTTGTTGGACGGCAGGTACGACAGCAGTTGCTTGATGTACTCGACGGCGTCCTTCTCGTCACCGGCCATGTGGTGGGCCACGCCCGAGGTCGCGTTGTGGGTGCGGGCGCCGCCCAGCTCCTCGAAGCCGACGTCCTCGCCCGTCACCGTCTTGATCACGTCCGGGCCGGTGATGAACATGTGCGAGGTCTGGTCGACCATGACCGTGAAGTCGGTGATCGCGGGCGAGTAGACCGCCCCGCCCGCGCACGGGCCGACGACCAGGCTGATCTGCGGGATCACCCCGGAGGCATGGGTGTTGCGGCGGAAGATCTCCCCGTAGGCGCCGAGGGAGGCGACCCCCTCCTGGATGCGGGCGCCGCCGGAGTCGTTGATGCCGATGACCGGGCAGCCGGTCTTCAGCGCGAAGTCCATCACCTTGACGATCTTCTGGCCGTAGACCTCGCCGAGGGCGCCGCCGAAGACGGTGAAGTCCTGGGAGAAGACGGCGACCGGGCGCCCGTCGACCGTGCCGTAGCCGGTCACGACCCCGTCGCCGTAGGGGCGGTTCTTCTCCAGGCCGAAGTGGTGGGAGCGGTGCCGGGCGAACTCGTCCAGCTCGACGAAGGACCCCTCGTCCAGCAGCAGGTCGATCCGCTCACGCGCCGTCAGCTTGCCCTTGGCGTGCTGCTTTTCGACCGCGCGTTCCGAACCGGCGTGCGTCGCTTCCTCGATACGGCGCCTCAGGTCCGCGAGCTTGCCCGCGGTGGTGTGAAGGTCAGGCTGCTGCAGTTCTTCCGGCTCGGACATCGGGACGCGGCTCCCTGCCTGCTCAAAAGTGGGGACGGTTACTCATCGGCAGCGTAGTAGTGCGCCTACCGTTCGGCAGTGCGGTGTTTCCCACACCTAGGGTGGCTTGCATGACGCCGCGAGATGCCTCAGACGGAAACAGCAGCCGGTGGTCCGATCTGGACCGGCCGCCCCTCAACGCCGCCGCGCTGCGGCGCGCGCTGGTACGGGAGGGAGGGCTGTGGTCCGAGGTGGAGGTGGTGCAGCGCACCGGTTCCACCAACTCCGACCTGGCCGCCCGCGCCGCCGAGGGTGCGGTGGCCGAGGGCGCCGTCCTGGTCGCCGAGGAGCAGACCGCCGCCCGGGGCCGCCTGGACCGGCAGTGGACGGCACCGCCCCGCTCCGGCCTCTTCTTCTCCGTGCTGCTGCGGCCCGCCGAGGTCCCGGTGGCCCGCTGGGGCTGGCTGCCGCTGCTCACCGGCGTCGCCGTGGCGACCGGCCTGTCCCGCACGGCGGGCGTCGACACGGCGCTGAAGTGGCCCAACGACCTGCTGGTCACCGTCGGCGGCGAGGAACGCAAGGCAGGCGGCATCCTCGCCGAGCGGGCCGGCGCCGACGGCGTCGTCATCGGCGTCGGCGTCAACGTCACCCTGCGCGCCGAGGAGCTGCCGGTGCCGCACGCCGGGTCGCTGGCGCTGGCCGGCGCCGTGAGCACCGACCGGGACCCGCTGCTGCGGGGCGTGCTGCGGTCGCTGGCGGACTGGTACGGGCGGTGGCGGGCGGCGGACGGCGACCCCGCCGCGTGCGGGCTCCAGGAGACGTACGCCGCCGGGTGCGCGACGCTGGGCCGCCGGGTGCGGGCCGAGCTGCCGGGCGACCGGTCGGTGACCGGGGAGGCCGTCGCCGTCGACGGGGACGGCCGGCTGGTGCTGGCCACGGAGGACGGCGTCCAGGAGCCGGTGGGCGCCGGGGACATCGTCCATCTGCGCCCGGCCTGAGAGGGCGGTGGCCCCCCGGTGGCCCCGGCTCGCGCGAGTGAGCTGGCGCACAGAGCTGCCGTAGAGTTGAGGCCGGTCGGTACCTGACCGCGGCAGATCGGAAGGGCAGCAGGCGTGACCGTCGACGACACGGGCTCCGGCACGGCCGGGGACGGCCGGGGAGACCACCCCGCCGATCCCGGAGAGGACCCGCTCGCGCTGCGCCTGGAACAGCTCATCCTGGGCGCGGAGCGCCGCTACACCCCCTTCCAGGCGGCCCGCAGCGCGGGCGTCTCCATGGAGCTGGCCTCCCGCTTCTGGCGGGCCATGGGCTTCGCCGACATCGGGCAGGCCAAGGCGCTCACCGAGGCCGACGTGCTCGCGCTGCGGCGCCTGGCCGGTCTGGTGGAGGCGGGCCTGCTCAGCGAGGCGATGGCCGTGCAGGTGGCCCGCTCCACGGGGCAGACCACCGCCCGGTTGGCCGAATGGCAGATCGACTCCTTCCTGGAGGGCCTGACCGAGCCGCCCGAGCCCGGCATGACCCGCACCGAGGTGACGTACCCGCTGATCGAACTGCTCCTGCCGGAGCTGGAGGAGTTCCTCGTCTACGTCTGGCGGCGCCAGCTCGCCGCCGCCACCGGCCGGGTCGTGCAGGCCGCCGACGACGAGGAGATGGTCGACCGGCGGCTCGCCGTCGGCTTCGCCGATCTGGTCGGCTTCACCCGGCTGACCCGCCGCATGGAGGAGGAGGAGCTCGGCGAGCTCGTCGAGGCCTTCGAGACCACCGCCGCCGATCTGGTCGCGGCGCGCGGCGGGCGGCTCATCAAGACCCTCGGCGACGAGGTGCTGTACGCCGCCGACGACGCGGGCACGGCCGCCGAGATCGCGCTGCGCCTGATCGAGACCATGGCCAACGACGAGACCATGCCGGAGCTGCGCGTCGGCATGGCCTTCGGCACGGTCACCACCCGTATGGGCGATGTCTTCGGCACCACCGTGAACCTCGCCTCCCGGCTCACCTCCATAGCCCCCCGCGACGCCGTCCTCGTCGACAGCGCCTTCGCCCAGGAACTGATCCGCACCGGGGACGCCCCGGCCTCCGAGGCGCAGGCGGCCGAG contains the following coding sequences:
- a CDS encoding acyl-CoA carboxylase subunit beta, encoding MSEPEELQQPDLHTTAGKLADLRRRIEEATHAGSERAVEKQHAKGKLTARERIDLLLDEGSFVELDEFARHRSHHFGLEKNRPYGDGVVTGYGTVDGRPVAVFSQDFTVFGGALGEVYGQKIVKVMDFALKTGCPVIGINDSGGARIQEGVASLGAYGEIFRRNTHASGVIPQISLVVGPCAGGAVYSPAITDFTVMVDQTSHMFITGPDVIKTVTGEDVGFEELGGARTHNATSGVAHHMAGDEKDAVEYIKQLLSYLPSNNLSEPPAFPEEADLAVTDEDRELDVLVPDSANQPYDMHTVIEHVLDDGEFFETQPLYAPNILTGFGRVEGAAVGVVANQPMQFAGCLDIKASEKAARFVRTCDAFNIPVLTFVDVPGFLPGVDQEHDGIIRRGAKLIYAYAEATVPLITVITRKAFGGAYDVMGSKHLGADLNVAWPTAQIAVMGAQGAVNILHRRALAEAEAGGEDVEAVRARLMREYEDTLLNPYVAAERGYVDAVIMPSDTRRHVVRGLRQLRTKRESLPPKKHGNIPL
- a CDS encoding biotin--[acetyl-CoA-carboxylase] ligase, translated to MTPRDASDGNSSRWSDLDRPPLNAAALRRALVREGGLWSEVEVVQRTGSTNSDLAARAAEGAVAEGAVLVAEEQTAARGRLDRQWTAPPRSGLFFSVLLRPAEVPVARWGWLPLLTGVAVATGLSRTAGVDTALKWPNDLLVTVGGEERKAGGILAERAGADGVVIGVGVNVTLRAEELPVPHAGSLALAGAVSTDRDPLLRGVLRSLADWYGRWRAADGDPAACGLQETYAAGCATLGRRVRAELPGDRSVTGEAVAVDGDGRLVLATEDGVQEPVGAGDIVHLRPA
- a CDS encoding adenylate/guanylate cyclase domain-containing protein, which encodes MTVDDTGSGTAGDGRGDHPADPGEDPLALRLEQLILGAERRYTPFQAARSAGVSMELASRFWRAMGFADIGQAKALTEADVLALRRLAGLVEAGLLSEAMAVQVARSTGQTTARLAEWQIDSFLEGLTEPPEPGMTRTEVTYPLIELLLPELEEFLVYVWRRQLAAATGRVVQAADDEEMVDRRLAVGFADLVGFTRLTRRMEEEELGELVEAFETTAADLVAARGGRLIKTLGDEVLYAADDAGTAAEIALRLIETMANDETMPELRVGMAFGTVTTRMGDVFGTTVNLASRLTSIAPRDAVLVDSAFAQELIRTGDAPASEAQAAEEAAAAEKEGTEPPAYRFALQPMWQRPVRGLGVVEPWLLSRRGAEQ